A genomic segment from Necator americanus strain Aroian chromosome III, whole genome shotgun sequence encodes:
- a CDS encoding hypothetical protein (NECATOR_CHRIII.G11464.T1), translated as MPIKDRLASLKRSNATKGEAQVMSELIIATEEEETTEQFLRRITSVREAITEMEAVANLIRQLHNLLKISNQTRDVDRARLRLLYEKLSQIIENFSKDLDRVVETVNGFYDEVRQTSDKKSAYYRMRKDQTASLKESVHSLILRFRNEEVPFEQETRPATEKHLREFNMKPNVGVGLETLQVPQGDGVDNDHDPSSRRLSRGVEISDVEKGNGAELMTANGITAPTLECTEIDEEDDKSAEKAALLEIKQRNEELQLLEEAVSKVNAMHEHLNFLVHTQNPIMDRIDTNISSAVEYTTKVMNDTKQAVDLSDEARQKQFLVFFLIGILIFMLVLMIITLIKVWVPGLQ; from the exons ATGCCTATCAAGGATCGGTTGGCCAGTTTAAAG AGGAGCAATGCGACAAAAGGTGAAGCACAAGTGATGAGCGAATTGATCATTGCGACCGAGGAAGAGGAGACAACTGAGCAA TTTCTTCGACGAATAACATCTGTCAGGGAGGCTATCACAGAAATGGAAGCTGTCGCGAATCTGATCCGTCAACTGCACAACTTGCTGAAAATTTCTAACCAAACTCGCGACGTTGACAGAG CGAGACTCCGCCTCCTGTATGAGAAATTATCGCAGATTatcgaaaatttctcgaaGGACCTGGACAGAGTAGTAGAAACAGTCAATG GGTTTTATGATGAGGTTCGGCAAACATCGGACAAAAAATCAGCGTACTACCGAATGCGGAAGGACCAG ACTGCAAGCCTTAAGGAGTCAGTGCACTCATTGATCCTCCGATTTCGTAATGAAGAAGTCCCTTTCGAGCAGGAAACTCGGCCGGCGACTGAAAAACATCTAA GGGAGTTCAATATGAAGCCCAATGTAGGAGTTGGTTTGGAAACGTTGCAAGTGCCTCAAGGA GATGGAGTTGACAACGATCACGACCCTTCTAGTCGACGGCTCAGTCGTGGAGTGGAGATTAGCGACGTGGAGAAGGGCAATGGTGCCGAATTGATGACC GCGAACGGAATTACGGCACCAACCTTAGAATGCACGGAAATCGATGAAGAA GATGACAAGAGTGCAGAAAAGGCGGCGTTGCTCGAAATCAAACAGAGGAACGAGGAGCTGCAGCTTCTTGAGGAGGCTGTGTCAAAGGTGAACGCAATGCACGAACATCTCAACTTCCTCGTGCACACCCAG AATCCAATTATGGATCGAATTGACACCAATATCAGCAGTGCGGTCGAGTACACCACGAAAGTGATGAACGACACTAAACAGGCTGTGGATCTCAGTGATGAGGCTAGACAG AAGCAATTCTTGGTGTTTTTCCTCATCGGAATTCTCATCTTCATGCTGGTGCTGATGATCATCACTCTCATCAAAGTTTGGGTCCCTGGATTACAGTGA